A region from the Malus domestica chromosome 07, GDT2T_hap1 genome encodes:
- the LOC139197831 gene encoding NDR1/HIN1-like protein 10, translated as MSETESPDIKNTGGGVLLFLFVLFAGMFALVMSRRHSESYKVPEFSVDGADLNQFNYTKVNHTISYNLTLNVTLTNPNTIIYFELSDVQVTARYQNNRFGPVTLMNSSTTPFLQGPKNTTIFQNVVVQGHSKTLLFDRQPMNADQIYNIGVEIAFREKFGRMCGEVICNLKLYLMSFNGTSWDRYNTTKCSEV; from the coding sequence ATGTCCGAAACTGAAAGCCCAGACATCAAGAATACCGGTGGTGGCGTGCTGCTATTTCTGTTCGTGTTGTTTGCTGGCATGTTTGCTCTTGTAATGAGCAGAAGGCATTCGGAGTCGTACAAAGTCCCCGAATTCTCCGTCGACGGCGCTGACCTTAACCAATTCAATTACACCAAAGTCAACCATACTATCTCCTACAACCTTACCCTCAACGtaaccctcacaaaccctaacaCAATAATCTACTTTGAGTTGAGTGACGTCCAAGTCACTGCACGCTATCAAAATAATAGGTTTGGTCCTGTTACTCTGATGAATAGTTCGACGACACCGTTTCTCCAAGGCCCTAAGAATACAACGATTTTTCAGAATGTAGTTGTTCAAGGGCACAGTAAGACTCTGTTGTTTGATCGGCAACCTATGAATGCTGACCAAATTTACAATATCGGCGTTGAGATTGCTTTCCGAGAAAAGTTTGGTAGAATGTGTGGCGAGGTCATCTGCAATCTAAAGCTTTACTTGATGAGTTTTAATGGGACATCTTGGGATAGGTACAACACTACAAAGTGCTCGgaagtttaa
- the LOC139197611 gene encoding trehalose-phosphate phosphatase A-like isoform X3: MDLKSNHASPVLADPPPLSKSRLGGVHTSLLPYSTPGAAFPGSLYLTIPRKKNVLDDVRSSSWLDAMKASSPPHRKITKDVNNESGATDADISYHTWMVKYPSALTSFEQISNYAKGKRIALFLDYDGTLSPIVDNPDCAFMSDAMRAAVKKVAKHFPTAIISGRSHDKVYEFVKLNELYYAGSHGMDIMAPVIQTINDDQRNCFKSTDKKGKAVNLFQPAAEFLPMIREVFKLLVESTKDIEGAIVEDNKFCVSVHYRNVDEKSWPAVLQCVHEILKDYPRLHLTHGRKVLEVRPTINWDKGRAVTFLLESLGLSNCEDVLPIYIGDDRTDEDAFKVLREGNQGYGILVSAEPKDSNAFYSLRDPSEIKIPHFCSRI, from the exons ATGGACCTGAAATCAAATCATGCTTCTCCCGTTCTTGCTGATCCTCCACCCTTGAGCAAGTCAAGACTTGGTGGCGTTCATACCAGCCTGTTACCATATTCAACTCCAGGAGCAGCTTTCCCTGGAAGTCTATACCTAACAATCCCTAGGAAAAAGAATGTACTTGATGACGTTCGCTCTAGCTCTTGGCTCGATGCCATGAAAGCTTCATCGCCTCCTCACAGAAAGATAACGAAGGATGTTAACAATGAGTCTGGGGCAACAGATGCTGATATATCCTATCACACATGGATG GTCAAATATCCATCCGCACTTACATCTTTTGAGCAAATCTCTAATTATGCCAAAGGCAAGAGAATAGCATTGTTTCTTGATTATGACGGGACTCTTTCACCAATTGTAGATAACCCTGACTGTGCCTTTATGTCTGATGCC ATGCGTGCAGCCGTAAAAAAGGTAGCAAAACATTTCCCAACAGCAATTATTAGTGGAAGAAGCCATGACAAG GTATACGAGTTTGTAAAACTAAATGAACTCTATTATGCGGGTAGTCATGGGATGGACATAATGGCCCCGGTTATACAAACTATAAATGATGACCAGAGAAACTGTTTTAAGTCAACTGACAAAAAG GGTAAGGCGGTTAATTTGTTCCAGCCTGCAGCTGAATTTTTACCGATGATCAGAGAG GTATTTAAATTGCTTGTTGAAAGTACGAAAGACATTGAAGGAGCTATAGTTGAAGATAATAAGTTTTGTGTCTCTGTACATTACCGCAATGTAGATGAGAAG AGTTGGCCTGCGGTTCTGCAATGTGTCCATGAAATTCTTAAAGACTACCCTCGTTTGCACTTGACTCATGGGCGAAAG GTTTTAGAGGTTCGACCTACAATAAACTGGGATAAAGGGAGGGCCGTCACGTTTTTACTCGAATCTCTTG GACTAAGTAATTGCGAAGATGTTCTTCCAATATATATTGGCGACGACCGCACAGATGAAGATGCATTCAAG GTCTTGAGGGAAGGAAACCAAGGTTACGGCATTTTAGTCTCGGCCGAGCCCAAGGACAGCAATGCATTTTACTCTCTCCGGGATCCCTCGGAG ATCAAAATCCCTCATTTTTGCAGCCGGATTTAG
- the LOC139197611 gene encoding trehalose-phosphate phosphatase A-like isoform X1: MDLKSNHASPVLADPPPLSKSRLGGVHTSLLPYSTPGAAFPGSLYLTIPRKKNVLDDVRSSSWLDAMKASSPPHRKITKDVNNESGATDADISYHTWMVKYPSALTSFEQISNYAKGKRIALFLDYDGTLSPIVDNPDCAFMSDAMRAAVKKVAKHFPTAIISGRSHDKVYEFVKLNELYYAGSHGMDIMAPVIQTINDDQRNCFKSTDKKVIGCKLSPSHAHKKNMFVCSVLLTSFGFLYIQGKAVNLFQPAAEFLPMIREVFKLLVESTKDIEGAIVEDNKFCVSVHYRNVDEKSWPAVLQCVHEILKDYPRLHLTHGRKVLEVRPTINWDKGRAVTFLLESLGLSNCEDVLPIYIGDDRTDEDAFKVLREGNQGYGILVSAEPKDSNAFYSLRDPSEVMEFLKSLVIWRKSSAL, from the exons ATGGACCTGAAATCAAATCATGCTTCTCCCGTTCTTGCTGATCCTCCACCCTTGAGCAAGTCAAGACTTGGTGGCGTTCATACCAGCCTGTTACCATATTCAACTCCAGGAGCAGCTTTCCCTGGAAGTCTATACCTAACAATCCCTAGGAAAAAGAATGTACTTGATGACGTTCGCTCTAGCTCTTGGCTCGATGCCATGAAAGCTTCATCGCCTCCTCACAGAAAGATAACGAAGGATGTTAACAATGAGTCTGGGGCAACAGATGCTGATATATCCTATCACACATGGATG GTCAAATATCCATCCGCACTTACATCTTTTGAGCAAATCTCTAATTATGCCAAAGGCAAGAGAATAGCATTGTTTCTTGATTATGACGGGACTCTTTCACCAATTGTAGATAACCCTGACTGTGCCTTTATGTCTGATGCC ATGCGTGCAGCCGTAAAAAAGGTAGCAAAACATTTCCCAACAGCAATTATTAGTGGAAGAAGCCATGACAAG GTATACGAGTTTGTAAAACTAAATGAACTCTATTATGCGGGTAGTCATGGGATGGACATAATGGCCCCGGTTATACAAACTATAAATGATGACCAGAGAAACTGTTTTAAGTCAACTGACAAAAAGGTAATTGGCTGCAAGCTCTCGCCCTCTCATGCgcacaaaaaaaatatgttcGTTTGTTCTGTTCTTTTAACatcttttggttttttgtaCATTCAGGGTAAGGCGGTTAATTTGTTCCAGCCTGCAGCTGAATTTTTACCGATGATCAGAGAG GTATTTAAATTGCTTGTTGAAAGTACGAAAGACATTGAAGGAGCTATAGTTGAAGATAATAAGTTTTGTGTCTCTGTACATTACCGCAATGTAGATGAGAAG AGTTGGCCTGCGGTTCTGCAATGTGTCCATGAAATTCTTAAAGACTACCCTCGTTTGCACTTGACTCATGGGCGAAAG GTTTTAGAGGTTCGACCTACAATAAACTGGGATAAAGGGAGGGCCGTCACGTTTTTACTCGAATCTCTTG GACTAAGTAATTGCGAAGATGTTCTTCCAATATATATTGGCGACGACCGCACAGATGAAGATGCATTCAAG GTCTTGAGGGAAGGAAACCAAGGTTACGGCATTTTAGTCTCGGCCGAGCCCAAGGACAGCAATGCATTTTACTCTCTCCGGGATCCCTCGGAGGTAATGGAGTTTCTTAAGTCACTGGTTATATGGAGGAAGTCAAGTGCTCTATAA
- the LOC139197611 gene encoding trehalose-phosphate phosphatase A-like isoform X2 — protein sequence MDLKSNHASPVLADPPPLSKSRLGGVHTSLLPYSTPGAAFPGSLYLTIPRKKNVLDDVRSSSWLDAMKASSPPHRKITKDVNNESGATDADISYHTWMVKYPSALTSFEQISNYAKGKRIALFLDYDGTLSPIVDNPDCAFMSDAMRAAVKKVAKHFPTAIISGRSHDKVYEFVKLNELYYAGSHGMDIMAPVIQTINDDQRNCFKSTDKKGKAVNLFQPAAEFLPMIREVFKLLVESTKDIEGAIVEDNKFCVSVHYRNVDEKSWPAVLQCVHEILKDYPRLHLTHGRKVLEVRPTINWDKGRAVTFLLESLGLSNCEDVLPIYIGDDRTDEDAFKVLREGNQGYGILVSAEPKDSNAFYSLRDPSEVMEFLKSLVIWRKSSAL from the exons ATGGACCTGAAATCAAATCATGCTTCTCCCGTTCTTGCTGATCCTCCACCCTTGAGCAAGTCAAGACTTGGTGGCGTTCATACCAGCCTGTTACCATATTCAACTCCAGGAGCAGCTTTCCCTGGAAGTCTATACCTAACAATCCCTAGGAAAAAGAATGTACTTGATGACGTTCGCTCTAGCTCTTGGCTCGATGCCATGAAAGCTTCATCGCCTCCTCACAGAAAGATAACGAAGGATGTTAACAATGAGTCTGGGGCAACAGATGCTGATATATCCTATCACACATGGATG GTCAAATATCCATCCGCACTTACATCTTTTGAGCAAATCTCTAATTATGCCAAAGGCAAGAGAATAGCATTGTTTCTTGATTATGACGGGACTCTTTCACCAATTGTAGATAACCCTGACTGTGCCTTTATGTCTGATGCC ATGCGTGCAGCCGTAAAAAAGGTAGCAAAACATTTCCCAACAGCAATTATTAGTGGAAGAAGCCATGACAAG GTATACGAGTTTGTAAAACTAAATGAACTCTATTATGCGGGTAGTCATGGGATGGACATAATGGCCCCGGTTATACAAACTATAAATGATGACCAGAGAAACTGTTTTAAGTCAACTGACAAAAAG GGTAAGGCGGTTAATTTGTTCCAGCCTGCAGCTGAATTTTTACCGATGATCAGAGAG GTATTTAAATTGCTTGTTGAAAGTACGAAAGACATTGAAGGAGCTATAGTTGAAGATAATAAGTTTTGTGTCTCTGTACATTACCGCAATGTAGATGAGAAG AGTTGGCCTGCGGTTCTGCAATGTGTCCATGAAATTCTTAAAGACTACCCTCGTTTGCACTTGACTCATGGGCGAAAG GTTTTAGAGGTTCGACCTACAATAAACTGGGATAAAGGGAGGGCCGTCACGTTTTTACTCGAATCTCTTG GACTAAGTAATTGCGAAGATGTTCTTCCAATATATATTGGCGACGACCGCACAGATGAAGATGCATTCAAG GTCTTGAGGGAAGGAAACCAAGGTTACGGCATTTTAGTCTCGGCCGAGCCCAAGGACAGCAATGCATTTTACTCTCTCCGGGATCCCTCGGAGGTAATGGAGTTTCTTAAGTCACTGGTTATATGGAGGAAGTCAAGTGCTCTATAA
- the LOC139197611 gene encoding trehalose-phosphate phosphatase A-like isoform X4, giving the protein MDLKSNHASPVLADPPPLSKSRLGGVHTSLLPYSTPGAAFPGSLYLTIPRKKNVLDDVRSSSWLDAMKASSPPHRKITKDVNNESGATDADISYHTWMVKYPSALTSFEQISNYAKGKRIALFLDYDGTLSPIVDNPDCAFMSDAMRAAVKKVAKHFPTAIISGRSHDKVYEFVKLNELYYAGSHGMDIMAPVIQTINDDQRNCFKSTDKKGKAVNLFQPAAEFLPMIREVFKLLVESTKDIEGAIVEDNKFCVSVHYRNVDEKSWPAVLQCVHEILKDYPRLHLTHGRKVLEVRPTINWDKGRAVTFLLESLGLSNCEDVLPIYIGDDRTDEDAFKVLREGNQGYGILVSAEPKDSNAFYSLRDPSEAGRTAYF; this is encoded by the exons ATGGACCTGAAATCAAATCATGCTTCTCCCGTTCTTGCTGATCCTCCACCCTTGAGCAAGTCAAGACTTGGTGGCGTTCATACCAGCCTGTTACCATATTCAACTCCAGGAGCAGCTTTCCCTGGAAGTCTATACCTAACAATCCCTAGGAAAAAGAATGTACTTGATGACGTTCGCTCTAGCTCTTGGCTCGATGCCATGAAAGCTTCATCGCCTCCTCACAGAAAGATAACGAAGGATGTTAACAATGAGTCTGGGGCAACAGATGCTGATATATCCTATCACACATGGATG GTCAAATATCCATCCGCACTTACATCTTTTGAGCAAATCTCTAATTATGCCAAAGGCAAGAGAATAGCATTGTTTCTTGATTATGACGGGACTCTTTCACCAATTGTAGATAACCCTGACTGTGCCTTTATGTCTGATGCC ATGCGTGCAGCCGTAAAAAAGGTAGCAAAACATTTCCCAACAGCAATTATTAGTGGAAGAAGCCATGACAAG GTATACGAGTTTGTAAAACTAAATGAACTCTATTATGCGGGTAGTCATGGGATGGACATAATGGCCCCGGTTATACAAACTATAAATGATGACCAGAGAAACTGTTTTAAGTCAACTGACAAAAAG GGTAAGGCGGTTAATTTGTTCCAGCCTGCAGCTGAATTTTTACCGATGATCAGAGAG GTATTTAAATTGCTTGTTGAAAGTACGAAAGACATTGAAGGAGCTATAGTTGAAGATAATAAGTTTTGTGTCTCTGTACATTACCGCAATGTAGATGAGAAG AGTTGGCCTGCGGTTCTGCAATGTGTCCATGAAATTCTTAAAGACTACCCTCGTTTGCACTTGACTCATGGGCGAAAG GTTTTAGAGGTTCGACCTACAATAAACTGGGATAAAGGGAGGGCCGTCACGTTTTTACTCGAATCTCTTG GACTAAGTAATTGCGAAGATGTTCTTCCAATATATATTGGCGACGACCGCACAGATGAAGATGCATTCAAG GTCTTGAGGGAAGGAAACCAAGGTTACGGCATTTTAGTCTCGGCCGAGCCCAAGGACAGCAATGCATTTTACTCTCTCCGGGATCCCTCGGAG GCTGGACGGACTGcttatttttag
- the LOC139197612 gene encoding uncharacterized protein, with product MSGPSDRRFDLNLGEETATPSPDNIWRPSFISPTGPLTVGDSVMKNDMTAEVVARNLLTPKDNRLLSKRSDELAVKDSLALSVQCAGSVSNMAQRLFARTRQVESLAAEVMSLKQEIRGLKHENKQLHRLAHDYATNMKRKLDQMKEFDGKVLLDHQRFVGLFQRHLLPSSSGAVPGNEASNDEPPMPHPSGVLSRTEALDNHPPVLSLSGALPTAETSPKQPL from the coding sequence atgtctggaccatccgaccgtcgttttgacttgaaccttggagaagagacagccacgccttctccagacaacatatggcgcccatccttcatatcccctactggtcctcttaccgttggggattctgtgatgaagaatgatatgaccgctgaagtggtggccaggaaccttctcactcccaaagataatagactactttccaaacggtctgatgagttggctgttaaggactctctggctcttagtgttcagtgtgcaggttctgtgtctaatatggcccaacgcctatttgctagaacccgccaagttgaatcattggctgctgaagtgatgagtctcaaacaggagattagagggctcaagcatgagaataagcagttgcaccggctcgcccatgactatgctacaaacatgaagaggaagcttgaccagatgaaggaatttgatggtaaggttttacttgatcatcagcggtttgtgggtttgttccaaaggcatttattgccttcgtcctctggggctgtacctggtaatgaagcttcaaatgatgaacctccaatgcctcatccttctggggttttgtcacgTACTGAGGCTctggataaccaccctccggtgctttctctttctggggctctaccgactgctgagacttcccctaagcaacctttgtga